One Gadus chalcogrammus isolate NIFS_2021 chromosome 7, NIFS_Gcha_1.0, whole genome shotgun sequence genomic window, CCTGATGAGAAAACTTCTTGTTCATGTTCCTGGAGGATATCTGATCCTACGGGGACCAAACACGTgtcaatgaaaataaataacaaggTTGGCTTTTCTGGATTAAACTACCACCACGTGTAAACTGTAAGGATTAACAGTTTGGGACCGGCTAATGGGAcaattattatagtattattatatcatatttaaTTTACCATCATATGGTTTGATTTTGAATAtggtaataaaaaaaagcagGAACACATGATGTTGATTATGAATGACATATCTACAATGTTCAGAGCCATAGTAAGTTGGTACAATTGGTGCAAGCAGACCTCTGCTATCTTTCTCCGATTGATGAGCTCTCTGGACTTTGTTTTAACAAAATCCATATTTAGTAGCCTCTCCTCTGCCTGAGCCCCACCCACTGCCTGGTCCTTCACCGTTTTGTTGATGTCCCTGCAAAAATCAAACCAACATGAACAAAACAATATGCATGTTATCAACGTGACTTGTGCACTTCAAGACTGCCTTACGTGATGTGCGATACATATGGCAGTAACTTTATATTAGTAATTTAGGCGACGTCAAAGCATGCAATCAAATTCTGAGTGGCTAGCTAGTTGCTGCACAACCGAGTATATAGAGGAATTAACTAAAAGAAGAATAGCCATTTTTTACTATGAGGCCTTGTGGGACTGAATAGTCTTTCAAACATTCACAGTGAGCCATGTCAACAACATCACTGTATCCTAGCGGTCTTACTCTTGTAAGTTCTTCCGCAGAACCAGAGTGGCCCCCAACTTCTTCCGAAGGGCCTTCATCTCCTGGTCAAGTCTTTCGTCTGATTTCTCCGCTTCCAAAACGTCATTTGTCAGCTTATTCACCGCCGGAACAAAGCTACATGGGGACACAACGTTCACCATTCAGGGGGGTTTACATCAGGTTCTATGTCATATGTAGCTCCATAGGTAGATGACTGTTAAAAAAAACCACATGCCTGCCCAGTGATGTGTCTCTAACCCCGAGCACCATGGCATTATCCACAAGAGCAGACATATAGTCCCCTGCAGGCTTTGATAAGCCCCCACATGACAGGCCAACGCCTTGCAGAAGTACTTCTTGCAGATGAATGCCTATAAATAGGGTAGAAGGGAAatttgtgatttatttttcgacaacaaaaaaaatagcaAACAATGCAATGCCAGCAGGCTACCCCAACTTGTCAATCAAAGGAATACTTATTATATATTAGTTTAAGGTTGTTACTTACTATCTGCATCATACTCTGAGCCTTTCTGTTTGAAATCATCTATAAGGAGACTCGTGTCCTTGCATCGCACCTCACTAGCCACTGCCAACTGGTAAAGTATATCCACCGTCCTAGTATTCACTTCAAACTGTGGAATTGGCTGCTCACCCATCGCTGTACTGAGCCATGTCTGTACCTGTGAGCGGAAAGACGCGACATATTGACTTTTTTTCGCGTTGGGTGAATTCACTGACAAGCACAAAAACATCTAAGTACATAAGAGACCTTATTACCTTCCTCATTTTTTCACACATGCTGATGGCAAGACGAAAACAACAATGCGCCCCTTCTCCCGCGATATTTTAACTACAGTTATAAAACTTCCGGTctaagcagccaatcagaggacagACCGCGGCATGCGTTAAGATCCATACACAAAATGCATTATTCTCATATGGAGGAACAAAATACAGAAGAGAAACTTTTATAAATGCATGAacatatattaattattatatgttatatgtttTAATTTTTACAATCAGTTCGTCGTAGTGACGTTAATTACATCACTTCCTTCCTTCCGCGTAATTTAAAAAACGCAACTACAAGAGAAACGGCCAGCTTTCCATAACACGAACATGGCCTCAAAAAGTTCAAGAAAAGTGGACTCAAAACATCGCGCATTCGAAGTGGAAATCGATAATTCCACTCGAATATTCCAGGGCTCCGAAGACACCTTTAATTTAGTAGAAGATAAGGACGATAGCGATGCACCCGTTGTATTTTTCTGTGGGAATTGCAATCTACCCATCGGTGACTCGTTGTCATGGGCTGGAAGTGATAACGAGAGTCAAATCTATTTAAAACGTAGGACTcgttcgttgttgtttttctttgcatCACGCCATGCATGCGGACCCACCGCTTTAAGACTTAATTCTACCCATTTCATTTCAGGCGTGACTGAGAACGTTTTGGTTGGGAAAGAACAACGCATATATCAACCAAAACCAAAGCATCGCTGGTAAGTAAGCAGCTTGCATTTGCATTGATTTGATTGTGTGAAGATTAACGTTACCGTTTGTTATTATGATACTGTTTTCCCTCTCGTGTAGTCTGATCCTTGACCTCTGCTGTAAGGGGTGTAAATCTGAACTGGGCATGTTGTATCTGTCAACACCTAAAGCTCTGGATTGTAGGAGGTTGACCTTCTGTTTCCTGGTTAAACAACTGGAGAGGTAAGTAGTTCACTGTGATGGGTGTTGTTTGAAAAGTTTGATACTGTGGCCAATGGCCATAGATCAATAGACTTACACACATAGACTAGTGCCATGTATCCGAATGATCAGAGAACATAGAAAGGGGGCTACTTAAAATAATAAACGTAATAAGGATTACCTGATGAATCTAGGCTGCCATATCTTATCATAAGTTACTACGTTTATCAACTCATTTGAATGTGGAATACTTACAGTTTGAGTTTTGGCAAAACAGATATTGCATCAATCTTAAGTGACTCTTTTTAAACTTCTGCTTGAGTAGACTAGTCTATATTGTCTAACAGTGTGCATTGAGAAGTTACATTGAAGAAAAACAATGCAAGAAGTTGAAAACGCTGTATTGGGGCAAATGCTGCTGGAAGGACAGAGGACCAGAGTTTGAGTACAGAGACCATGACAAGCATCAGGACAAGCCTGCCCAGTGCCCACTATCTGTTTTACGTACACAAcgcatatatatagatatagatatagatatagatatagatatagattaaCATGGCTACCTGCCTTACACTGCTGGTTTCCAGGGCTTAGCTTCCAATAAAAAagcttccaaaaaaaaaaagcttccaAAAGATAAGTACATTTGATTGCAGggcattcaaatgtatttatcaagcacctttaataaaaaggtaaatggttggggggagatcttatgttttatgtatgtttttgtcatgcctgtctacgcttcaatctcatgcatattgcagaaaatatgcaacagcgccccctggggtcacacttttcggtgggtcgcagaattctgTATAACACCggtctgggccccgtttcccgaaagcgtcgttagcctaagtggatcgtgaagtgcgtcgaaagggcatcgtagagttttcaccgcgtttcccgaaagcatcgtggggaacgaacgtcttgaaaacgctcgtagctaacgagtactccaggggtgctcgtaggtactcgtaggacgctaagagcatcgtcagctatagcctcagtggcgacaccatcggacattccgtctattggatgcgttttattaaaacgcattgcgcctttatgttcttagtttggtaattaataaagattattaattaatttattaataaagatgttaaaatggccaaaataaaacgggacagtccagaaaatgtttgcgcaggcagggcactcaaaatgtgtgagagaaagtggggggatttgtgcagactgacataggctactcataaaacgtagcataaaataatgtaaaaaataaattaaattaaacaaattaaaaaaatataataataacgaaataaaataaattaaaaaaaataagaaaataaagaaataaaaaaaattataaaaaacaagcaaaggagcaggcaaaaggctgggatatggtggggattggtcacgttgacgggaatgtttagtgacatgagggagggtggagggggttaaaaaaagtctcaatcactattcgacgcgcatgaaaaccagccgcgtagttatgagggaggcggaggccgtcctcacaccgatcttcctcatcatcgtcatcgtcatcgtcctcaacgtcctccggttcaagcaatgccaccccacccttagctgcaatgttgtgcaacatagccgtcacactcacacatatcacggcgcatgacttggccggagaaaactggagccctccgcctgacttgtgaaggcatctaaagcgtaacttccacctcccgatcgtgcgctcaacgatgcaccgggccagacggtgggcttcgttgtattcctcatcatggacctctcccgggttattcacaggtgtgaagaggaattatttaaggggggaaaatgccgtgaaacgcacagtgcattcaggataaggactgatatatgtcggtttaagcctaatcaattgtgttttaatgtctttagcattcatataattgcagtctatttttttcgtaggctactctgctgttgtccttgatggggatatattttaaccctttttaacacaattttcctgcgacattcctgcgtctccccctcctaaggagcccatttcagcaccgtgtcagtagacagttacaatcctacgacgtcgtgagtgcagcgaatgcgcgttcacgttaagaggagtttcgggaaacgctccaaagaaattgacgatggatcgcaagatccatcgtgagaatgatcgtacgagcgtggatccatcgttatcgggaaacggggccctggtccaTCCTTGAATGGAAGACCAGATGGTGACGGTAGATGTTGTTTGAGGGCCAGCAGGGGGTGCCTTTTGGCCTGTTTACTATTTCCAATGCACCAGGATGAAGACGGGAAACTATACTGTCGGGGTGCGTCTTTCGAACGGGAGGTTAAAGGGTAATttcggtgtaaaatggatttgggatatgttttgcatgataacgagttgaaacgttcgttttggagcacaaaaaacgcataaagacgctttcttcagttggctgtttttagccaaTTCTATccaaacgctataaacttggagcgatgggggcactggttatggtaaaaactaaatcgctattttaaaccacttaaaaggctaaaagtagcccgacaattctttggtagtataataagggtcttcaCATATacaacgaggcattgagaactttgcaAGTTTAcatattgtttattaaaaaggacattttatacacacaatacgatcagtagatcacccgtcgacgccatttagTTTTTAAaactcgataggtagattgacgaacacagagattgtgagaTCCGTCAGCAACACCCCAACTCTGTGTTGGAGGGATGTCCTGACTCCATGTGGTCAATTAGCATCCCATGTCATTCGTTGTTCGAGAAGGGCTGTTAAAACTGTGTCCTAGCCAAATTGGCAATCCTGGCTCTTTAACCAACATGGTCCTCCTTATCATCCCCTGGTCTTTAATTAGAaagccagtgtgtgtggtgctttATGGCGCACGCTGGCTGCTGTGCATTACCCAGGCGACTGCTACACATTGGTAATGGAAGTGGTGTTCTATTCACCCACACTAAACACTCACTATGGTTTTTTTTCTGGAAAAACTACCACCACGTGTAAACTGTAAGGATTAACAGTTTGGAACCGGCTAATGTGAcaattattatagtattattattatatcataatttaatttaaataaaattgaaaatTCCAATGCTATTactcattattattatgattattattattaacacagTGCCAATTTGAAGTCCATACACCTAGTTTGTTTCTCTTTCAGCTATGTGCTGGGCTCGGCAAACCAGAGGGTGGCAGAAGAGAGCCCACCGAAGCTTCCCCTCACGGTCGAGGACAGAGGCGATATTGAGCAACAACTGATAGAGGTTTGACcgctttgctttgttttttcccGCCCCTACTTGTCTTTTAGAATAACCTAGGTTTGACCTGTATCATGGAATATTGCAAAATCAATGGCACGCTGCAACTGCATACCAAGGGATCACCGGTGCGCCTTTTGTGTTACTTTGGAAAAGACGTCGCATTACCTTTGTATGCCGATTCCAAGCAAATGTAAACCGAATGTGTAAAACTTGTTCCATTACCTAATAGTTCCAAGGTAGCTGGCTAAAGGTGAGCAACGTATTTTATGAGCCTGGCCACGCAGAAGTGATAAGGAAACCACCAAACCCTTTCTGCTATAGAGGATTGTTGAAGTTAAAATGTATTCAATTGTTTGTGATCTAAGGCGAACTCATTCAACTCATGGCTCTTCCCCCAAAGCAGATAAACTGACAACAGGGAGTGTTACACGCGTTCTTATCAGAATACCTCAAGTCTGGCACAATTGTTATTCCACATCTTCCAAGTGGTACCGAATAGATTTGTTGTTTGGCATCAAATTCCCAGGGGGTTTGGGTAGGCGATGACATCAGCGTAGCGTGGTGTGCCTGCAGAGCTTTGAACCAGGCGGTAACCTCCCACGCTGCAATGTCCTCAATAAGGGTTTCATTCTTGAATTaataaacaatttattttttatttaattatatttaccGGTAATATTTAATTTGGCACTCTTTGATAACGTCTCTGTGTTACTCATTTCCCAAGAAAATGACCAATTCCCATCCATGAGGTCATTTTCCGACGTGATTCATTCCAATGAAGCCTTTGTTTGGTGTTTTGAAAACAGCTGTTATTCCATCAATTGACCAATAGGTGGTGATCGTGTCAACGGTGCGGTAGGGACGCCATACACAAAGGACAATAGATCCTATTGGGGGCATGTTGAGGAATcctttttttttgaaaaacatGTTATGATCATGAAGTCTGTGGGATTAACATGTCACCACGTGGCATGTTTGTTTTTGGCCTATTAAAGATTAGGATTAGATTGGAACGAACCCATTGGCGTTGTTTTCATTCATTACAGTATGTCTGTCATAGTCGCTGTTGATATTATCTCATGCAGGAGTTTAAATAGAAAGACGCAATCCCACGGTTATGGGCCGTCGATGTCTTCATGTCTGTTCTTATTTTTCACCCCAGTTCACCAGTTGTTCAACTTCCAATCGAACAGCTTTCCATGGTTTTCTTATTTTGTGGGGTGTGGGGCAGGGGGGCTCAGGGGCTGACATCACCAGGGGCTGACATCACCAGCCTTTGTCCCATATTAATATAGCTAAGCCATGTATGTGAATGTCAAGCAAAGGGGTTCCTGAATTCAGAGTGATTGGGTGGCACTAAGCTAGTGCTATACTTAAGATTTATTTTGCCTAAAATCCTCCTCAAATTCCAACAATATTATTAGTAGAGATTAAAATAAACTATGTATGACATTGCCTTCGGGGTGCAACTAATGGTTTTTTATTGTCTTTCCAATCTCTTCTTTTATTCCCAGGAATCGTTGAGTCTAATGTCATCATGGTGAACACCCAACACTAGTTACCAGAGCCCGAACATGGGCTTTATTCAGCCAAGAAAACTAAGGCAGTAATTTCATAATGACCTGACATAAGTAGAGAAACTATGAGTTAACATATTTACTCGGTAAAAGTCTGATGAATACTCAATCATGAAAATGTAAATAACTTTAgataataatctttttttatatagCTTTTCTGTCGACAGGCTCATCAATGATTTGACTAATCGTTTCCAACTATATAAGCCAACAATACGTTATTGTTATTGAATCCATATTTTGTTGAAAGTAACACATGGTAAACTAAATACTGAGATGTGCGTGATCATTTTCACTGCATTAATTTCCTGGTACCTGTGCTGCATCACCAATGAGCAGCTTCACACTTGGCACTCAATGCCAGGATTAAACCCTTGTTTATTGTATCTTAGATGCATATTCCCTAGCAACATTTCTCAGAGACTGGACTGCTATTGGTACAGAACACCTCATCCCGGTCGTTGCACCGCAGGCCGCTTGTCCGGCCACAGCTCCGACGTTCTTGGAGCTGTAGTCGTGACCGCCAGCGTTAATGTATTCTTGTCGCTCCATCTCTCGGACACTTGTTTGGGTACATTTAACAACCGTCTCCCCGCGTGCCACCCctgcccacctcctccccctccccctccccctccccctccaccaccaccaccagcagcaccaacGTCCTCGCCCTCTCCCGCCCGTCCCTGTCTCCACACTACCCTCCACGGATTTATGACTCTCCTCCAAATGTTCTGCTGTTCCCGCTGTCTGATCGCTCCCTCGCCCTTTCCCCTTTTTCCCAATCGCCCCTACTAATTTCCTCCCCCGTTCTTCTcttccccctgtctcccccagaTGAAAACCCTGGTGCTTTCCATGGCTCAGAGGATGGAGAAGATCGAGGAAGGACTGCAGCCGGACCTCGACGAGTCCCTACCGTGATGAAACGATACgacttcacgcacacacacacacacacggacacacacacacgcacgcacagcatTCCGTCATAGGCAGGTTCACACGCACAACACTTGTGACTTCAGCCTCCCTTTGTTCGGTGTTGAGACAACGCCGGCTGGCTCGCAGGGCTCCTGTAATCAATCAGCGATGTCGCTTTAGCTCGCGCCGCCGCTatctcccccccgcctcccgtGTTTGCCATGATGGACACCAGTGGGGGACCCTGTGTTGATTGGTGCACGGTACTGAATTTCATCAAGGTGCAGAGTAAGCACATTGCTGTATCGATCTGATCGTGTGAGGTCACGcgtgtcatacacacacacacacacacacacatacacacaagcgcgTGCGtgcacaatcagacacacacctctttgTTCTGCTTCTTGCCTTGTTCTGGACCTCATAGGGTCCTGAGTGCAGCACCGGTCTGTTTCATTGTGTTAGTGTTggtctggaggggaggggaggggagggtagcGTGTCCTCCTGTTCGGGGAGGACAGCTCTTTGTCAAATGTCTCGGTCaaatttttaaaataaaaaccgTCCTTCGCTCCAAGTGTCCGAGTGTCTCTTTTGTTCAACGTTTTCCCAGATGATCAAGGATGATCCTGGGATGCTTTTTCCGtcaaaagaaaaagtatttcaTCAGTTTAAGACGcaaaccccccaaccccccccccccccccccctccctgtttcCATAGAATGT contains:
- the mis18a gene encoding protein Mis18-alpha, giving the protein MASKSSRKVDSKHRAFEVEIDNSTRIFQGSEDTFNLVEDKDDSDAPVVFFCGNCNLPIGDSLSWAGSDNESQIYLKRVTENVLVGKEQRIYQPKPKHRCLILDLCCKGCKSELGMLYLSTPKALDCRRLTFCFLVKQLESYVLGSANQRVAEESPPKLPLTVEDRGDIEQQLIEMKTLVLSMAQRMEKIEEGLQPDLDESLP
- the haus1 gene encoding HAUS augmin-like complex subunit 1, whose protein sequence is MCEKMRKVQTWLSTAMGEQPIPQFEVNTRTVDILYQLAVASEVRCKDTSLLIDDFKQKGSEYDADSIHLQEVLLQGVGLSCGGLSKPAGDYMSALVDNAMVLGVRDTSLGSFVPAVNKLTNDVLEAEKSDERLDQEMKALRKKLGATLVLRKNLQEDINKTVKDQAVGGAQAEERLLNMDFVKTKSRELINRRKIAEDQISSRNMNKKFSHQALMEIFEEVNTLRHEIIPLTKKLEPYLDLSPSPSLAQVKVEEAKRELAAIDAKLEVNMDFMQK